In the genome of Flaviflexus ciconiae, one region contains:
- the rpsL gene encoding 30S ribosomal protein S12 produces MPTIQQLIRKGRSSKPGASKTPALQGSPQRRGVCTRVYTTTPKKPNSALRKVARVRLSTGIEVSAYIPGEGHNLQEHSIVLVRGGRVKDLPGVRYKIVRGSHDTQGVKNRKQARSRYGAKKEKN; encoded by the coding sequence GTGCCCACTATTCAGCAGCTGATCCGCAAGGGTCGGTCATCGAAGCCAGGCGCCTCCAAGACGCCGGCGCTCCAGGGTAGCCCGCAGCGTCGTGGGGTGTGCACCCGCGTATACACAACTACCCCCAAGAAGCCGAACTCGGCCCTTCGTAAGGTCGCCCGCGTGCGCCTTTCGACCGGCATCGAGGTTTCCGCATACATCCCCGGTGAAGGCCACAACCTTCAGGAGCACTCGATCGTGCTCGTCCGTGGCGGCCGCGTGAAGGACCTCCCCGGTGTTCGCTACAAGATCGTCCGCGGTTCGCACGACACCCAGGGTGTTAAGAACCGCAAGCAGGCACGTTCCCGCTACGGCGCAAAGAAGGAGAAGAACTAA
- a CDS encoding aldo/keto reductase: MNAQVDFNSLKIGFGTSPLMGEEATTAVASALDAGYTFIDTASKYENEEAVGQGIKASGVAREDVILQTKLRGNDHGDVRGALERSLSRLGVDYLDAWLIHWPLPMLGLYPEAYEEMAKAQEEGLVRTLGVSNFLIEHLDELKAKTGLVPATNQVQVDPGLHRPEYRKELADRGIAVQSWSPLSKGGDLFETEAVVSAAEAHSITPSQAVLAWHRAIGAIPIVRSTNEERRKQNLEAVEVQLTPAEVEAISALPQRELGEWDPATHDER, from the coding sequence ATGAACGCACAGGTTGATTTCAATTCACTGAAGATCGGATTCGGCACTTCTCCCCTCATGGGAGAGGAAGCGACAACTGCTGTCGCTTCGGCGCTCGATGCTGGCTATACCTTTATCGACACGGCATCGAAGTACGAGAACGAAGAGGCCGTCGGTCAGGGAATCAAGGCCTCCGGCGTTGCTCGCGAGGACGTTATTCTCCAAACCAAGCTCCGCGGCAATGATCATGGGGATGTTCGGGGAGCGCTCGAGCGTAGCCTTAGCAGGCTCGGCGTCGACTACCTCGATGCGTGGCTTATTCATTGGCCGCTCCCCATGCTTGGCCTTTACCCCGAGGCGTACGAGGAGATGGCCAAGGCGCAGGAGGAAGGTCTTGTCCGCACCCTCGGCGTCTCCAACTTCCTCATCGAACACCTGGATGAACTGAAGGCTAAGACCGGCCTCGTCCCTGCCACGAACCAGGTGCAGGTTGACCCGGGCCTGCACCGCCCCGAATACCGCAAGGAACTTGCTGATCGCGGGATTGCTGTCCAGTCCTGGTCCCCGCTTTCAAAGGGTGGTGACCTGTTCGAGACAGAAGCTGTGGTCTCCGCGGCCGAAGCGCACAGCATCACGCCCTCGCAGGCAGTCCTGGCCTGGCACCGTGCGATCGGTGCCATCCCGATTGTCCGCTCCACGAACGAGGAGCGTAGGAAGCAGAACCTTGAGGCTGTCGAGGTTCAGCTGACCCCCGCAGAGGTGGAAGCGATCTCCGCACTCCCGCAGCGCGAACTTGGCGAATGGGATCCTGCAACGCACGACGAGCGATAG
- the rpsG gene encoding 30S ribosomal protein S7 — translation MPRKGPAPKRPLVADPVYGQELVTQLVNRVLRDGKKSTAQAIVYGALSGVAEKSGQDAIEVLKRAMDNIKPSLEVRSRRVGGATYQVPVEVKAGRSTTLALRWLVDYSRQRRENSMTERLMNEILDASNGLGAAVKRREDTHRMAESNKAFAHYRW, via the coding sequence ATGCCCCGTAAAGGCCCCGCTCCGAAGCGCCCCCTCGTTGCAGATCCCGTCTACGGCCAGGAGCTCGTGACCCAGCTGGTCAACCGTGTGCTCCGCGACGGCAAGAAATCGACCGCTCAGGCGATCGTCTACGGCGCCCTTTCCGGTGTTGCCGAGAAGTCCGGCCAGGATGCCATCGAGGTTCTCAAGCGCGCCATGGACAACATCAAGCCTTCGCTCGAGGTGCGGTCCCGCCGCGTCGGCGGTGCGACCTACCAGGTCCCCGTCGAGGTTAAGGCAGGTCGTTCCACGACTCTCGCGCTCCGCTGGCTCGTTGACTACTCGAGGCAGCGCCGCGAGAACTCGATGACCGAGCGACTCATGAACGAGATCCTCGACGCCTCGAACGGTCTCGGCGCCGCTGTCAAGCGTCGCGAAGACACCCATCGCATGGCAGAGTCCAACAAGGCCTTTGCTCACTACCGCTGGTAA
- a CDS encoding methionine ABC transporter ATP-binding protein has product MITLDGVRKVYPGVVALDGIDLNIPAGQIHGIVGQSGAGKSTLIRCLTALERPTEGHIWVDEQDLSSLTPNQLRTARRSIGMVFQGGNLLDARTAGQNIAYPLKVAGLDRGGRRERVQELLDLVGLGDRGDSYPSQLSGGQRQRVAIARALAARPAVLLCDEPTSALDTQTTEQILDLIKDVRDQTGVTVVIITHEMSVVRETCDAVTLLSKGKVVQSGRLDEIITDTGSRLGAAIVPPPKVDEIPPGTTLIDIAFTSRPGEPSGSHVLSLVAELGADVTAGTFETLGSAQIARLVLSVENARVDSTIAALAAQGIDAKERAA; this is encoded by the coding sequence ATGATCACATTGGACGGTGTCCGCAAGGTGTACCCGGGAGTTGTCGCTCTCGACGGTATCGATCTCAATATCCCTGCAGGCCAAATTCACGGAATTGTGGGCCAGTCGGGTGCGGGCAAGTCCACTCTGATCAGGTGCCTGACGGCACTCGAAAGGCCAACCGAAGGCCATATTTGGGTCGATGAGCAGGACCTTTCCTCGCTCACCCCCAACCAGCTACGGACAGCACGCCGCTCAATCGGCATGGTGTTCCAGGGCGGCAACCTGCTTGATGCTCGTACCGCCGGTCAAAACATTGCGTACCCGCTGAAGGTTGCCGGCCTTGATAGGGGAGGGCGGCGCGAACGCGTACAAGAGCTCCTTGACCTCGTCGGCCTTGGTGACCGTGGCGACTCCTATCCGTCCCAGCTTTCCGGTGGTCAGCGCCAGCGCGTCGCCATTGCCCGTGCGCTCGCGGCACGGCCCGCAGTGCTCCTGTGCGATGAACCGACCTCGGCTCTCGATACTCAAACCACCGAACAGATTCTCGACCTCATTAAGGATGTTCGCGACCAGACCGGTGTCACGGTCGTCATCATCACGCACGAGATGTCGGTGGTGCGCGAAACCTGTGACGCCGTCACGCTCCTGTCGAAGGGCAAGGTTGTTCAGTCCGGCAGGCTTGACGAGATCATCACGGACACCGGCTCCCGCCTAGGTGCTGCCATTGTTCCGCCTCCGAAGGTTGACGAGATCCCGCCGGGAACGACACTGATCGACATTGCCTTTACGTCCCGTCCGGGGGAGCCCTCCGGTTCCCACGTTCTCAGCCTGGTGGCCGAGCTCGGGGCAGATGTTACCGCTGGAACGTTCGAGACTCTGGGCTCCGCCCAGATCGCACGCCTCGTTCTCTCGGTTGAAAATGCTCGGGTCGATTCGACCATTGCGGCGCTCGCTGCTCAGGGCATTGATGCGAAGGAGCGTGCAGCATGA
- a CDS encoding HAD family hydrolase produces the protein MSLVDVYRACGLNSEPSAILWDLDGTITDTESQWVANTKKIIEARGGSWLKSDEEALHGSSTEDHAEHMEFVLRRDGGDVADGMVLFEEVAVLMAEQVYSDPDLMPGAIELLDAFADAGMPQALVTATPMNLAGPAIESLPRDYFSARVTGDQVQRGKPDPEPYATAISRLGVNPAECLAFEDSIPGETSARGAGARVVNVLKLELAALAGLL, from the coding sequence ATGAGCCTTGTTGACGTGTACCGCGCCTGCGGACTCAATTCTGAACCCTCCGCCATCCTCTGGGACCTGGATGGAACGATCACGGATACCGAGTCCCAGTGGGTTGCCAACACGAAGAAGATCATTGAAGCACGGGGTGGAAGCTGGTTGAAATCCGATGAAGAAGCTCTCCACGGATCATCCACGGAAGATCATGCCGAACACATGGAATTTGTTCTCCGGCGCGATGGTGGGGACGTTGCTGACGGCATGGTTCTCTTCGAAGAGGTAGCGGTCCTCATGGCCGAGCAGGTCTATTCGGATCCGGACCTCATGCCCGGAGCTATTGAACTTCTCGATGCGTTTGCAGATGCTGGAATGCCCCAAGCTCTAGTGACTGCCACCCCGATGAATCTAGCTGGGCCGGCCATTGAAAGCCTGCCGCGAGACTACTTCTCTGCGCGTGTCACCGGGGATCAGGTGCAGCGTGGCAAGCCGGACCCCGAGCCCTATGCCACCGCTATCAGCAGACTCGGTGTGAACCCCGCCGAATGCTTGGCCTTTGAAGACTCAATCCCGGGGGAGACGTCGGCACGCGGTGCGGGAGCGAGAGTCGTTAACGTGTTGAAGCTGGAGCTCGCGGCACTCGCAGGCCTCCTCTGA
- a CDS encoding DNA-directed RNA polymerase subunit beta', which produces MLDVNLFDQLHISLATSQDVHSWSHGEVKKPETINYRTLKAEKDGLFCERIFGPTRDWECACGKYKRPRYKGIECERCGVEVTRAKVRRERMGHIQLAAPVTHIWYFKGVPSRLGYLLDIAPKDLEKVIYFAAYMVTDVDEEGRSEAMPELRGELDLELKEIENQMHVDINERAEEMERELEAAEAENASAKEKKAIKDAGEKDQGNIRKSAEAERDHVEEVWDRFMKLKVGDLEGDEDLYREMYARWGMYFEASRGAEAIQERLRTFDLEAEAEILQEVIKTGTAQRKTRALKRLKVVNAFRTTGTKPESMVLDVLPVLPPDLRPMVQLDGGRFATSDLNDLYRRVINRNNRLKRMLDLDAPEIMVNNEKRMLQESVDALFDNGRRGRPVQGAGNRPLKSLSDMLKGKQGRFRQNLLGKRVDYSGRSVIVVGPTLKLHQCGLPKAMALELFKPFVQKRLVDQQVAKNIKAAKRLIERQRTEVWDILEEVITDHPVLLNRAPTLHRLGIQAFEPQLVEGKAIQLHPLVCAAFNADFDGDQMAVHLPLSAEAQAEARILMLSANNILKPSDGRPVTMPSQDMIIGLYHLTSENDHEGEKRSFSAVGEAVMAHDNGDIALGEPIRIRFSELVPPRGWVAPEGWEEGQPIMLETTLGRALFNDALPVKFPYVNEVVDKKRLGSIINELAERYPKVDVGASLDALKSTGFYWAGRSGVSISLADIEVPESKAGILEAAEAQAAKIEELFEDGMIQDADRRRDLFDLWTEVTDRVAKEMRDNFSGNNSVNRMVTSGARGNWTQVRQLAGMRGLVANPKGEIISRPIKSNYFEGLSVLEYFSATHGARKGTADTALRTADSGYLTRRLVDVAQDVIIRENDCGTNKGLTNRIAFVDEDGSRRLDPAVETSVYARTLAQDVADADGNVIVSAGTDLGDVEIERLFNLGIDEVTVRSVLTCNSRSGACALCYGRSLATGLLVDIGEAIGIVSAQSIGEPGTQLTMRTFHTGGVASADDITQGLPRVQELFEARTPKGEAPITEAAGTVSIEDSERSRQIVIKRDDGGEDLAYQVSRSAKLLVEDGSHVAVGEQLTEGSVDPKKVLRISNRRRAQLYLVEQVQAVYRSQGVEIHDKHIEVIVRQMLRRVTVIESGDTNLLPGELADVKDYESASREAVARGGKPATARPELMGITKASLATDSWLSAASFQETTKVLTEAALNSKRDPLNGLKENVILGKLIPAGTGLEKLRQVKAEPTTEARLEFEKMTGFIRQDLDPYDSGLDLGAGLYGTGYSGYGPAFGGN; this is translated from the coding sequence TTGCTCGACGTTAATCTCTTCGATCAGCTCCATATCTCGCTTGCGACCTCACAGGACGTTCACTCCTGGTCGCACGGCGAGGTCAAGAAGCCCGAGACCATCAACTACCGCACGCTCAAGGCCGAGAAGGATGGTCTGTTCTGCGAACGCATCTTCGGTCCGACCAGGGACTGGGAGTGCGCGTGCGGTAAGTACAAGCGTCCCCGCTACAAGGGGATTGAATGTGAGCGCTGCGGTGTTGAAGTCACCCGCGCCAAGGTGCGTCGCGAGCGGATGGGTCACATCCAGCTCGCCGCCCCCGTTACCCACATCTGGTACTTCAAGGGTGTCCCGTCACGCCTGGGATACCTCCTCGACATTGCCCCGAAGGACCTCGAAAAGGTCATCTACTTCGCCGCCTACATGGTGACGGACGTTGATGAAGAGGGCCGTTCGGAGGCCATGCCGGAACTCCGCGGTGAACTCGACCTGGAACTCAAGGAAATTGAGAACCAGATGCATGTAGACATCAACGAACGCGCCGAAGAAATGGAGCGCGAACTCGAAGCCGCCGAAGCCGAGAACGCTTCCGCTAAGGAAAAGAAGGCGATCAAGGACGCCGGCGAAAAGGACCAGGGGAACATCCGCAAGTCCGCCGAAGCCGAGCGCGATCACGTTGAAGAGGTCTGGGACCGCTTCATGAAGCTCAAGGTCGGCGACCTTGAGGGTGATGAGGACCTGTACCGCGAAATGTACGCCCGCTGGGGCATGTACTTCGAGGCATCGCGCGGCGCCGAGGCAATCCAGGAGCGCCTGCGCACCTTCGACCTTGAAGCCGAAGCTGAAATCCTCCAGGAGGTCATCAAGACCGGCACCGCTCAGCGCAAAACCCGTGCGCTCAAGCGCCTTAAGGTTGTGAACGCGTTCCGCACGACAGGCACGAAGCCCGAGTCGATGGTTCTTGACGTCCTCCCGGTGCTTCCCCCGGACCTGCGCCCCATGGTGCAGCTCGACGGTGGGCGCTTCGCGACCTCGGATCTTAACGACCTCTACCGTCGTGTCATCAACCGCAACAACCGACTCAAGCGCATGCTTGACCTCGATGCTCCCGAGATCATGGTGAACAACGAGAAGCGCATGCTTCAGGAGTCGGTGGATGCCCTCTTCGACAACGGCCGTCGCGGCCGTCCCGTTCAGGGCGCCGGTAACCGTCCCCTCAAGTCGCTGTCCGACATGCTCAAGGGCAAGCAGGGCCGCTTCCGTCAGAACCTGCTCGGTAAGCGCGTTGACTACTCGGGCCGTTCCGTTATCGTTGTGGGCCCGACCCTCAAGCTGCACCAGTGCGGCCTTCCGAAGGCCATGGCTCTCGAGCTCTTCAAGCCCTTCGTGCAGAAGCGTCTCGTCGACCAGCAGGTTGCGAAGAACATTAAGGCTGCGAAGCGTCTCATTGAGCGCCAGCGCACCGAGGTGTGGGACATCCTCGAAGAGGTCATCACGGATCACCCGGTCCTGCTGAACCGTGCACCAACCCTGCACCGTCTCGGCATCCAGGCATTTGAGCCGCAGCTCGTTGAGGGTAAGGCCATTCAGCTGCACCCGCTCGTCTGTGCGGCCTTCAACGCCGACTTCGACGGTGACCAGATGGCAGTGCACCTGCCGCTGTCCGCCGAGGCGCAGGCAGAAGCCCGTATCCTCATGCTGTCGGCCAACAACATCCTCAAGCCGTCCGACGGTCGTCCGGTCACCATGCCCTCGCAGGACATGATTATCGGCCTGTACCACCTGACGAGCGAGAACGATCACGAGGGCGAGAAGCGTTCCTTCTCCGCAGTCGGCGAGGCCGTCATGGCCCACGACAACGGCGATATTGCCCTTGGCGAGCCGATCCGCATCCGCTTCTCCGAGCTGGTCCCGCCGCGCGGCTGGGTTGCCCCGGAGGGCTGGGAAGAGGGTCAGCCGATCATGCTGGAGACCACGCTTGGCCGTGCGCTCTTCAACGACGCTCTCCCCGTCAAGTTCCCGTACGTGAACGAGGTTGTCGACAAGAAGCGCCTCGGCTCGATCATCAACGAGCTTGCCGAGCGCTACCCGAAGGTTGATGTCGGTGCGTCGCTCGATGCTCTGAAGTCGACCGGTTTCTACTGGGCCGGACGTTCCGGTGTCTCGATCTCGCTTGCCGACATTGAGGTTCCCGAGTCGAAGGCCGGAATCCTCGAGGCTGCCGAAGCGCAGGCCGCGAAGATTGAGGAACTGTTCGAGGACGGCATGATTCAGGACGCCGACCGTCGCCGCGACCTGTTCGACCTCTGGACCGAAGTCACCGACCGCGTGGCGAAGGAAATGAGGGACAACTTCTCGGGCAACAACTCGGTGAACCGCATGGTGACCTCCGGTGCTCGTGGTAACTGGACGCAGGTCCGTCAGCTTGCAGGTATGCGCGGCCTCGTGGCTAACCCGAAGGGCGAGATCATCTCCCGCCCGATCAAGTCGAACTACTTCGAAGGCCTCTCGGTTCTCGAATACTTCTCGGCAACGCACGGTGCCCGTAAGGGAACGGCCGATACGGCTCTCCGTACCGCCGACTCCGGTTACCTGACGCGTCGACTTGTTGACGTTGCCCAGGACGTCATCATTCGTGAAAACGACTGTGGCACCAACAAGGGCCTGACGAACAGGATTGCCTTCGTTGACGAGGACGGCTCCCGCCGCCTCGATCCGGCGGTCGAGACCTCGGTCTACGCCCGTACGCTCGCCCAGGACGTCGCCGACGCCGATGGCAATGTCATCGTGAGCGCCGGCACCGACCTTGGCGACGTGGAGATCGAGAGGCTGTTCAACCTCGGCATCGACGAGGTTACGGTTCGCTCGGTTCTTACCTGTAACTCGCGTTCCGGTGCCTGTGCACTATGCTACGGACGTTCGCTTGCAACCGGCCTGCTGGTCGACATCGGTGAGGCAATCGGTATTGTCTCCGCACAGTCGATTGGTGAGCCAGGCACGCAGCTGACGATGCGTACGTTCCACACCGGTGGCGTTGCTTCGGCAGACGACATCACGCAGGGTCTTCCGCGTGTCCAGGAGCTCTTCGAGGCCCGTACCCCCAAGGGTGAGGCCCCGATCACGGAGGCCGCAGGCACCGTGTCCATCGAGGACTCCGAGCGCTCCCGCCAGATCGTTATTAAGCGTGACGACGGCGGTGAGGACCTGGCGTACCAGGTCTCGCGTTCCGCGAAGCTTCTCGTCGAGGACGGCAGTCATGTCGCTGTTGGCGAGCAGCTGACCGAGGGCTCGGTTGACCCGAAGAAGGTCCTCCGCATCTCGAACCGTCGTCGTGCACAGCTCTACCTGGTCGAACAGGTGCAGGCCGTGTACCGCTCGCAGGGCGTCGAGATCCATGACAAGCACATCGAGGTTATTGTTCGCCAGATGCTGCGTCGCGTCACGGTCATCGAGTCCGGCGACACGAACCTCCTTCCCGGTGAGCTCGCTGACGTCAAAGACTACGAGTCCGCAAGCCGCGAGGCAGTGGCACGTGGCGGCAAGCCCGCAACGGCCCGCCCGGAGCTCATGGGCATCACGAAGGCGTCGCTCGCGACCGACTCGTGGCTGTCCGCTGCTTCGTTCCAGGAGACCACCAAGGTCCTCACCGAGGCCGCGCTCAACTCGAAGCGCGACCCGCTGAACGGCCTCAAGGAGAACGTCATTCTCGGTAAGCTCATCCCGGCCGGCACCGGTCTGGAGAAGCTCCGCCAGGTCAAGGCAGAGCCGACGACCGAGGCTCGCCTCGAGTTCGAGAAGATGACCGGATTCATCCGCCAGGATCTTGACCCGTACGATTCGGGACTGGATCTCGGCGCTGGCCTCTACGGAACCGGATACTCCGGCTACGGACCGGCCTTCGGTGGAAACTAA
- the fusA gene encoding elongation factor G, producing the protein MAQEVLSDLKKVRNIGIMAHIDAGKTTTTERILFYTGINYKLGETHDGASTTDWMEDEKNRGITITSAAVTAFWKNHQINVIDTPGHVDFTVEVERSLRVLDGAVAVFDGKEGVEPQSETVWRQADKYNVPRICFVNKMDKLGANFEFTVSTIKDRLKATPLVVTLPIGAESDLAGVVDVIKQVAYRFPAEQNGEKTYGTVVIEEEIPADMVDAVEAARAELLESVAETDEDLLDKYLGGEELTIDEIKGAIRKLTIAGEAYPVFCGSAYKNIGVQPMLDGVLDYLPSPLDVPAIEGHAVGNEEEVVTRSANEDEPFAALAFKVAVHPFFGKLTYIRVYSGKLEAGSQIQNSTKSNKERISRIFQMHSNKENPVDVAHAGHIYAVIGLKNTTTGDTLCDAQKPVILESMTFPEPVIHVAIEPKSKGDQEKLGTAIQRLAEEDPTFSVRLDEETGQTVIGGMGELHLDILVTRMKREFKVDANVGAPQVAYRETIRRKVDKVDFTHKKQTGGSGQFAKVQVAFEPIPQTEDSEVYEFVDAVTGGRVPREYIPSVDQGIQAAMENGILAGYPMVGVKATLLDGAYHDVDSSEMAFKIAGQGVFREGIKQADPVLLEPMMDVEVRTPEEYMGDVIGDLNSRRGMIQSMEDATGIKIVRAQVPLSEMFGYVGDLRSKTQGRAVYTMQFATYAEVPRNVSEEIIKKTRGE; encoded by the coding sequence GTGGCACAGGAAGTGCTTTCCGACCTTAAGAAGGTCCGCAATATCGGCATCATGGCGCACATCGATGCCGGCAAGACGACAACGACCGAGCGTATTCTGTTCTACACCGGCATCAACTACAAGCTCGGTGAGACACACGACGGCGCTTCGACGACCGACTGGATGGAAGACGAGAAGAACCGTGGTATCACGATCACCTCGGCTGCCGTAACCGCGTTCTGGAAGAACCACCAGATCAACGTTATCGACACCCCCGGTCACGTCGACTTCACAGTCGAGGTTGAGCGCTCACTGCGCGTCCTCGACGGCGCTGTCGCAGTCTTCGACGGCAAGGAGGGCGTTGAGCCCCAGTCGGAGACCGTGTGGCGTCAGGCGGATAAGTACAACGTTCCCCGTATCTGCTTCGTCAACAAGATGGACAAGCTCGGAGCCAACTTCGAGTTCACCGTCTCGACGATCAAGGATCGCCTCAAGGCGACCCCGCTCGTCGTGACCCTCCCCATCGGTGCAGAGTCCGACCTGGCTGGCGTCGTTGACGTCATCAAGCAGGTTGCGTACCGCTTCCCGGCAGAGCAGAACGGTGAGAAGACCTACGGCACCGTTGTCATCGAGGAAGAGATTCCCGCCGACATGGTGGACGCCGTTGAGGCCGCTCGCGCCGAGCTGCTCGAGTCGGTTGCAGAGACCGACGAGGACCTGCTCGACAAGTACCTCGGTGGCGAAGAGCTCACGATCGACGAGATCAAGGGCGCCATCCGTAAGCTCACGATCGCTGGCGAGGCCTACCCGGTCTTCTGCGGTTCCGCCTACAAGAACATTGGCGTCCAGCCGATGCTCGACGGCGTTCTCGACTACCTCCCGTCCCCGCTCGACGTCCCGGCCATCGAAGGTCACGCCGTCGGCAACGAAGAGGAAGTTGTTACCCGCTCCGCCAACGAGGACGAGCCCTTCGCGGCTCTCGCGTTCAAGGTTGCCGTTCACCCGTTTTTCGGCAAGCTCACCTACATCCGCGTCTACTCGGGCAAGCTCGAGGCAGGTTCGCAGATCCAGAACTCGACGAAGTCGAACAAGGAACGCATCTCCCGCATCTTCCAGATGCACTCCAACAAGGAGAACCCCGTTGACGTTGCCCACGCGGGCCACATCTACGCGGTCATCGGACTCAAGAACACGACCACGGGCGACACGCTCTGCGACGCGCAGAAGCCTGTCATCCTCGAGTCGATGACGTTCCCCGAGCCCGTTATCCACGTTGCTATCGAGCCCAAGTCGAAGGGCGACCAGGAGAAGCTCGGCACCGCCATTCAGCGTCTTGCTGAAGAGGACCCGACGTTCTCCGTCCGCCTCGACGAGGAAACCGGCCAGACCGTTATCGGCGGTATGGGCGAGCTCCACCTCGACATCCTTGTCACGCGCATGAAGCGCGAGTTCAAGGTTGACGCCAACGTTGGCGCACCCCAGGTTGCGTACCGCGAGACCATCCGCCGCAAGGTCGACAAGGTCGACTTCACGCACAAGAAGCAGACCGGTGGTTCGGGTCAGTTCGCTAAGGTCCAGGTCGCTTTCGAGCCGATCCCGCAGACCGAAGACAGCGAAGTTTACGAATTCGTTGACGCCGTGACCGGCGGCCGTGTTCCCCGCGAATACATTCCGTCGGTTGACCAGGGCATCCAGGCTGCCATGGAGAACGGTATCCTCGCCGGATACCCGATGGTTGGCGTTAAGGCCACCCTCCTCGACGGCGCCTACCACGATGTCGACTCCTCGGAGATGGCATTCAAGATCGCCGGCCAGGGTGTCTTCCGCGAAGGCATCAAGCAGGCAGATCCGGTTCTCCTCGAGCCCATGATGGACGTCGAGGTCAGGACCCCCGAAGAGTACATGGGCGATGTGATTGGCGATCTTAACTCTCGCCGTGGCATGATTCAGTCCATGGAGGACGCGACCGGCATCAAGATCGTTCGCGCCCAGGTTCCGCTGTCCGAAATGTTCGGGTACGTTGGTGATCTGCGTTCCAAGACGCAGGGTCGCGCGGTGTACACCATGCAGTTCGCGACTTACGCGGAAGTTCCGAGGAATGTCTCCGAGGAAATCATCAAGAAGACCCGGGGCGAGTGA
- a CDS encoding MFS transporter, producing the protein MEPLPCGLAGHAQRFTDARPAQTLSGPVLLLAAGIIGIADVVFTTAETTVIPALVPKKRLKHAYSRLAVTSQSASAAAAGTGSLALGFLGMPGMITLAVTSYVSSLLSQLGIRAPAQPETMQIRPKARLRDGFVAFWEIPALRALTTSAALTNAGVMLGNTILPVFILSDLGFSPAIYAALGVISTIGAIIGAGLAPRLSGHNGLRRLRIACALVAVSAVLLAVFCQRLPGPELIWLAIQGFSWNLLVSISAVSGAEVLPKTISQEQLASVAASQRTITLGIMPISALIGGALGTVAGSVPMLVVWAELAGLATLPILAKRSLEDYR; encoded by the coding sequence ATGGAACCTCTCCCATGCGGACTGGCGGGACATGCCCAAAGATTCACCGATGCTCGCCCAGCTCAGACACTGTCCGGCCCAGTTCTCCTACTCGCTGCCGGAATCATCGGAATAGCCGACGTCGTCTTCACAACCGCAGAGACGACCGTGATCCCCGCTCTTGTCCCGAAGAAGCGGCTCAAACACGCCTACTCCCGCCTGGCAGTCACAAGTCAGTCAGCATCAGCTGCCGCGGCGGGCACCGGCAGCCTGGCATTGGGCTTTCTCGGGATGCCCGGGATGATCACCCTAGCAGTCACGTCCTACGTTTCATCCCTGCTCAGCCAGCTTGGGATCCGGGCACCTGCTCAACCAGAGACTATGCAGATCAGACCGAAGGCTCGTCTACGCGATGGCTTCGTTGCCTTCTGGGAGATTCCTGCCCTCCGGGCCCTTACCACCTCGGCAGCATTGACAAACGCTGGGGTGATGCTCGGCAACACAATTCTGCCGGTGTTCATTCTCAGCGACCTTGGTTTCTCTCCCGCCATCTACGCAGCCCTTGGTGTCATCTCAACCATCGGCGCTATCATCGGTGCCGGGCTCGCGCCCCGCCTCTCAGGACACAACGGTCTGCGCCGACTACGTATCGCCTGCGCACTCGTTGCGGTTTCCGCCGTTCTCCTCGCGGTGTTCTGCCAGCGACTGCCGGGCCCGGAACTAATCTGGCTAGCGATCCAAGGCTTCTCGTGGAATCTGCTCGTCAGTATCTCAGCGGTGTCCGGAGCCGAGGTACTACCCAAGACAATCAGCCAAGAACAGCTCGCATCGGTCGCAGCTTCACAGCGCACCATCACGCTAGGGATCATGCCGATCTCAGCCCTTATCGGTGGCGCCCTTGGAACAGTGGCGGGTTCGGTACCGATGCTGGTGGTATGGGCGGAGCTAGCGGGCCTTGCAACTCTCCCCATCCTCGCCAAACGCTCCCTCGAAGATTACCGCTAG